One window of Verrucomicrobiia bacterium genomic DNA carries:
- a CDS encoding ribulose-bisphosphate carboxylase large subunit family protein — MERIRAIYRIETPLPLEKAAAILAGEQSSGTFVEVPGETAELKHRFAARVESITPREVLPHPSLPGCGEGNQSYQRADIVVSWSIENMGFNLPTLVSTVQGNLYELSQFSGLKLLDLELPPSFVSQFRGPKFGIAGCRELTGVHGRPLIGTIIKPSIGLAPGQTAELVRVLSEAGIDFIKDDELMADPPHSPFDDRVDAIMRVIHAHADRTGKKVMYAFNISDELDPMLRHYEKVVRSGGTCVMMSINSVGLSAVKKICDVGQLSVHGHRNGWGALNRHPLLGIEFGAYQKLWRMAGVDQLHVNGIANKFWESDDSVVRSIEACQARLQNTSAILPVVSSGQWGGQAPETYRRTQTVDLLYMAGGGIMAHPSGPAAGVRSLRKWWEAAVEGLSMEQAVEAYPELRLSREKFGGSKRSS, encoded by the coding sequence ATGGAACGCATCCGCGCCATCTATCGGATCGAAACGCCGCTGCCGCTCGAGAAAGCCGCCGCAATCCTCGCTGGCGAGCAATCCTCCGGCACGTTCGTGGAAGTGCCAGGCGAAACCGCCGAACTGAAACACCGTTTCGCGGCGCGCGTGGAAAGCATCACACCCCGGGAGGTGCTGCCGCACCCGAGCCTTCCTGGTTGCGGGGAGGGAAACCAATCCTACCAACGCGCGGACATCGTGGTGTCGTGGTCGATTGAAAACATGGGATTCAATCTGCCGACGCTCGTTTCCACGGTTCAGGGGAACCTCTACGAGCTCTCCCAATTTTCCGGACTCAAGCTGCTTGATCTCGAGCTGCCGCCTTCCTTTGTGTCCCAATTTCGCGGACCGAAGTTTGGAATTGCAGGGTGCCGCGAGCTGACGGGCGTTCACGGACGGCCGCTCATCGGCACGATCATCAAGCCGAGCATCGGCCTCGCGCCAGGACAAACGGCGGAACTCGTCCGCGTGCTGAGCGAAGCTGGAATTGATTTCATCAAGGACGACGAACTCATGGCTGATCCGCCGCATTCACCCTTCGACGATCGTGTCGATGCCATCATGCGCGTGATCCATGCGCATGCCGATCGGACGGGCAAAAAGGTCATGTACGCGTTCAACATCAGCGACGAATTGGATCCGATGTTGCGCCATTACGAGAAGGTGGTTCGCAGTGGCGGCACCTGCGTGATGATGTCGATCAACAGCGTCGGGTTGTCTGCGGTGAAGAAGATTTGTGACGTTGGACAGCTGTCAGTTCACGGGCATCGCAATGGCTGGGGTGCCCTGAATCGGCATCCACTTTTGGGAATTGAATTCGGCGCATACCAGAAATTGTGGCGCATGGCAGGAGTGGATCAGCTTCACGTCAACGGCATCGCAAACAAGTTTTGGGAAAGCGACGATTCGGTCGTGCGCTCGATCGAGGCTTGCCAGGCGCGGCTGCAAAACACGTCTGCAATCCTGCCAGTGGTGTCGTCGGGCCAATGGGGCGGGCAAGCGCCCGAGACGTATCGTCGAACACAAACGGTGGACCTGTTGTACATGGCGGGCGGCGGAATCATGGCGCACCCCTCGGGGCCGGCAGCAGGCGTGCGGTCGTTGCGGAAATGGTGGGAGGCTGCGGTTGAGGGGCTGTCCATGGAACAGGCGGTCGAGGCGTATCCCGAGCTAAGGTTGTCCCGGGAAAAATTCGGCGGAAGCAAGCGATCGAGCTGA
- a CDS encoding transketolase C-terminal domain-containing protein → MSAPAPSIFSTAATAMAEKLGLSMGRANLDEFAATMEELARADRNIVAVTSDSRGSGKLAPFGKAFPEQLIEVGIAEQNLVGITAGLAACGKKSFGVSPSCFLTARSLEQIKNDICYSDVPAVLVGISAGVSYGALGSTHHSLHDLAVLRAINNISIIVPADNFETREAILTAARASKPVFVRFGKAPMYTLHAPGTQFQAGKAIQLGDGNDVAFIGTGETVVHCVLAAAALEERGIRARVLSVHTVKPLDAETILRAARECRSVITVEEHSVHGGLGEACAGLLMQAGVHVAFRMVGIPDEETVTGSQADIFRHYGISMESLSAVVIKARVP, encoded by the coding sequence ATGAGCGCCCCTGCCCCTTCAATATTTTCGACGGCTGCAACAGCCATGGCCGAGAAGCTTGGCCTGAGCATGGGACGCGCGAACCTGGACGAGTTCGCGGCAACCATGGAGGAACTCGCGCGCGCCGATCGCAATATTGTCGCGGTAACGAGCGACTCACGCGGCTCCGGCAAGCTCGCACCTTTTGGCAAGGCGTTTCCGGAACAACTGATCGAAGTCGGCATTGCTGAACAGAATCTGGTTGGCATCACGGCCGGGCTGGCTGCGTGCGGGAAGAAATCGTTCGGGGTTTCACCTTCCTGCTTTCTCACCGCCCGCTCGCTCGAGCAAATCAAGAACGACATCTGCTATTCTGACGTCCCTGCTGTGTTGGTCGGGATCAGTGCCGGCGTCAGTTATGGCGCGCTCGGCAGCACACATCATTCGTTGCACGACCTCGCTGTTCTGCGCGCGATCAATAACATCAGCATCATCGTTCCCGCGGACAACTTTGAAACTCGGGAGGCCATCCTAACCGCCGCACGCGCATCAAAGCCGGTCTTTGTGCGCTTCGGCAAGGCGCCCATGTACACGCTGCACGCGCCAGGCACACAGTTTCAAGCCGGCAAGGCGATCCAGCTGGGCGACGGCAACGATGTTGCATTTATTGGGACGGGAGAGACCGTTGTGCATTGCGTGCTGGCAGCGGCGGCGTTGGAAGAGCGCGGCATTCGCGCCAGGGTTTTAAGTGTGCACACAGTGAAACCGCTCGACGCAGAGACCATCCTGCGCGCGGCCCGCGAATGCCGGTCAGTAATCACGGTGGAAGAGCACAGCGTTCACGGCGGTTTGGGCGAAGCGTGCGCCGGCCTCCTCATGCAGGCGGGCGTGCACGTGGCGTTCCGCATGGTAGGCATTCCAGATGAAGAAACCGTCACAGGTTCGCAAGCGGACATTTTCCGCCATTACGGAATTTCGATGGAAAGTTTGTCGGCAGTGGTTATAAAGGCACGGGTCCCATGA
- the glpK gene encoding glycerol kinase GlpK — MLLALDQSTSATKALVFSPQGEVLARASREHRQLYPQPGWVEHDPEEIWQNTLAVLREVVEQHRHPISFLSLTNQRETILIFDRKTSKPLHNALVWLDRRGDGICADLIRSGHESTVREKTGLKINTYFSASKLKWLIQEKPGLAQKLKTGEAVIGTIDTYLIHRLTHGKTFATDFTNASRTLLFNIAELRWDPELCNLFEVSSRALPEVRESAAQFGDTDLEGLLPNPIPIAGVMGDSQAALFAQRCFTPGTAKATFGTGTSVMLNVGSAFRLPEKGSVLALAWVLNGQATFALEGLINFSAATIEWLKNQMGLIRDASEVEALACSVPDNGGVHLVPAFAGLSAPYWSPDARAAILGMSAHTRREHIVRAALESIAYQLRDVLDMMSAEGHRVTRIAADGGPTRNQFLMQFSADITRAELAVAQTTELCAWGAALNGLLNQKICGSLQDLERIGNTHISYAPKLDSAQATALHHAWQQAVRRVI; from the coding sequence ATGCTCCTAGCCCTTGACCAAAGCACCTCTGCAACCAAAGCGCTCGTCTTTTCGCCGCAAGGCGAAGTCCTCGCCCGGGCCAGCCGCGAGCACCGCCAACTCTACCCGCAACCCGGCTGGGTCGAACACGACCCTGAAGAAATCTGGCAGAACACGCTCGCCGTCCTCAGGGAGGTGGTGGAACAACATCGCCATCCCATCAGCTTCCTCAGCCTGACGAACCAGCGCGAAACGATCCTCATCTTCGACCGTAAAACCAGCAAACCCTTGCACAATGCGCTGGTGTGGCTCGACCGCCGCGGCGATGGGATTTGCGCCGATCTCATTCGTTCCGGCCATGAAAGCACCGTGCGGGAAAAGACCGGGCTCAAGATTAATACATATTTCTCGGCTTCAAAACTCAAGTGGCTCATCCAGGAAAAACCCGGCCTCGCGCAAAAGCTTAAAACCGGTGAAGCGGTCATTGGAACCATCGACACCTATCTTATCCATCGCCTCACGCATGGAAAAACTTTTGCCACCGATTTCACCAACGCCAGCCGCACGCTTCTGTTCAACATCGCCGAACTTCGATGGGATCCAGAGCTGTGCAACCTCTTCGAAGTTTCTTCTCGCGCTCTGCCTGAAGTGCGGGAAAGCGCGGCTCAGTTCGGCGATACTGATCTCGAGGGCCTGCTTCCAAACCCAATTCCAATTGCAGGGGTGATGGGCGATTCACAGGCAGCTCTCTTCGCCCAGCGCTGCTTCACGCCGGGAACCGCAAAAGCCACGTTCGGAACAGGAACGTCGGTCATGCTGAATGTGGGCAGCGCATTCCGCCTGCCTGAAAAGGGAAGCGTGCTGGCCCTGGCATGGGTGCTCAATGGCCAGGCCACTTTCGCGCTTGAAGGTCTCATCAACTTCTCCGCGGCCACCATCGAATGGTTGAAGAATCAAATGGGACTGATCCGCGACGCCTCGGAAGTCGAAGCTCTGGCGTGCTCTGTGCCCGACAACGGCGGTGTGCATCTCGTCCCCGCCTTCGCAGGCCTGAGCGCGCCCTACTGGTCTCCTGATGCGCGCGCCGCAATTCTCGGCATGAGCGCCCACACCCGGCGCGAACACATCGTCCGCGCCGCCCTCGAGTCCATCGCGTACCAGCTTCGCGACGTCCTGGACATGATGAGCGCGGAAGGGCATCGCGTCACCCGGATTGCTGCTGATGGAGGTCCAACCCGCAACCAGTTTCTCATGCAATTCAGTGCGGACATCACTCGTGCCGAACTCGCCGTTGCGCAGACCACCGAACTGTGCGCCTGGGGCGCTGCGCTGAATGGATTGCTGAACCAGAAGATCTGCGGATCGCTGCAGGATCTGGAGCGCATCGGAAACACACACATCTCCTACGCTCCAAAGCTGGATTCCGCCCAGGCAACTGCCCTGCATCACGCATGGCAGCAGGCTGTGCGCCGGGTAATCTGA
- a CDS encoding aspartate/glutamate racemase family protein codes for MKKTLGLVHTSATLVPVFAALCKEKLPNVETFNIADDSLIKDVIRRNELTSQTARRVVQHVASAAEAGADLILVTCSSIGRAVETAAGLVNVPVLRVDQPMADEAVRLGTRIGVVATLPTTLEPTADLIARRAAIIGKRVEVTSRLCEGAFNALMSGDAATHDAMISAALQDMAQKVEVIVLAQASMARVVEGLPSEARRVPILASPRLAIDYVAQRMQGAAGSI; via the coding sequence ATGAAAAAGACGCTTGGATTGGTTCACACATCAGCGACGCTTGTTCCTGTATTTGCGGCGCTGTGCAAGGAGAAGCTGCCGAATGTCGAGACCTTCAACATCGCCGATGACAGTCTGATCAAGGATGTGATTCGCCGAAACGAGCTCACGTCCCAGACAGCACGGCGGGTCGTTCAGCATGTGGCGTCGGCTGCCGAGGCTGGCGCCGATTTGATCCTTGTCACGTGCTCCTCGATTGGCCGCGCAGTGGAGACAGCTGCCGGGCTGGTGAACGTGCCCGTGCTGCGGGTGGACCAGCCGATGGCCGACGAAGCGGTTCGGCTGGGCACTCGCATTGGCGTCGTGGCGACTTTGCCCACGACACTGGAACCCACGGCCGATCTCATTGCGCGGCGCGCTGCGATCATTGGCAAGAGAGTTGAGGTCACATCCCGGCTTTGCGAAGGCGCCTTTAATGCCTTGATGAGTGGAGACGCTGCGACGCACGACGCGATGATTTCGGCAGCGCTGCAGGACATGGCACAGAAGGTGGAAGTCATCGTGCTTGCGCAGGCATCGATGGCCCGGGTGGTCGAGGGGCTGCCTTCGGAAGCGCGGCGTGTTCCTATCCTTGCGAGTCCGCGTCTGGCGATTGACTACGTGGCTCAACGCATGCAAGGCGCGGCGGGGTCGATATGA
- a CDS encoding four helix bundle suffix domain-containing protein — translation MQEGFIPPHGNYRELLSYRKSEMIYDLTFTFCKRFFERRDRTIDQMVQAARSGKQNISEASKASGTSKETEIKLTNVARASLEELLLDYGDFLRARELNIWDKNSTEALYVRKLGSRPDSTYEIFRPFAESRPAEIVANIAICLIHQANYLLDRQILRLEQDFTRHGGLRERMFEARRRHKSH, via the coding sequence ATGCAAGAGGGATTCATACCGCCGCACGGGAACTACCGCGAGCTTCTGTCCTACCGGAAATCAGAGATGATCTACGACCTGACTTTCACCTTTTGCAAGCGCTTTTTCGAAAGACGAGACCGGACGATCGACCAGATGGTTCAGGCAGCGCGATCCGGAAAGCAGAACATTTCCGAAGCCTCAAAAGCCTCAGGCACCTCGAAGGAAACCGAAATCAAGCTGACGAACGTGGCTCGTGCCAGCCTGGAAGAACTTCTGCTCGATTACGGCGATTTCCTACGCGCGCGCGAACTGAACATCTGGGACAAGAACTCAACAGAGGCTCTCTACGTGCGCAAACTTGGCAGCCGGCCCGACTCTACGTACGAGATCTTTCGTCCGTTTGCGGAAAGCCGTCCTGCGGAGATCGTAGCCAACATCGCCATTTGTCTCATTCACCAGGCGAACTACCTCCTTGATCGCCAGATCCTTCGTCTCGAGCAGGATTTCACCCGGCACGGCGGCCTCCGCGAACGCATGTTCGAAGCCCGCCGCCGCCATAAGTCCCATTAG
- a CDS encoding four-carbon acid sugar kinase family protein, with protein sequence MSLLLTFYGDDFTGSTDALEQLNMAGIQSALFTSPPTAEQMRRFDGLQAIGVAGRTRALRPKAMTRELRPAFQRLKDLRPRHVHYKVCSTFDSSPDAGNLGTVIALGFEVFQTRFIPILAAAPALGRFTVFGNHFAQFGIGSGGEIHRLDRHPSVSRHPITPMREADLRLHLARQTKEAVGLFDVLKLSLPMQKRTTALEGLLAAGARVVLFDALTMDHVERVGELMDAFASEQAPMFSMGSSAIETALASMTSKRPRAVKPRRTGISAGEPVLVASGSCSPVTLRQIRSAVRSGFVEVPLDVRALGAARSRANEIVRASNAALAALEKERSVVIHTTRHGRAERLSSHFPKGTAEVLGNALGSVLRNVLAKNRVHRVCLAGGDTSSYAARALGLEALEMIAPLTPGAPLCRARAPGSPLDGREVVFKGGQVGVENYFEQL encoded by the coding sequence ATGAGCCTGCTCCTGACATTTTATGGCGATGACTTCACGGGGTCGACTGACGCGCTGGAGCAGTTGAACATGGCAGGCATCCAGTCCGCATTGTTTACTTCGCCGCCAACGGCCGAACAGATGCGGCGATTCGATGGGCTGCAGGCGATTGGCGTCGCGGGGCGCACACGCGCGTTGCGGCCGAAAGCGATGACTCGAGAACTGCGGCCAGCCTTTCAGCGTTTGAAGGACCTGCGGCCGCGTCATGTTCATTACAAGGTTTGCTCGACGTTCGATTCATCCCCTGATGCCGGCAATCTCGGCACTGTGATTGCATTGGGATTCGAGGTGTTTCAAACGCGATTCATTCCCATCCTCGCGGCTGCTCCCGCGCTCGGCCGATTCACCGTGTTCGGAAATCATTTCGCGCAATTTGGCATCGGCAGCGGCGGGGAGATTCATCGGCTGGATCGGCATCCGTCCGTCAGCAGGCATCCGATCACCCCGATGCGTGAGGCGGATCTGCGTTTGCACCTGGCAAGACAGACGAAGGAAGCCGTTGGCCTGTTTGACGTCCTCAAGCTTTCACTGCCAATGCAAAAGCGAACAACCGCTCTTGAAGGCCTGCTGGCTGCTGGGGCGCGCGTGGTGTTGTTCGACGCATTGACCATGGACCACGTGGAGCGCGTGGGTGAACTGATGGATGCGTTTGCGAGTGAACAGGCCCCGATGTTTTCAATGGGTTCGTCCGCAATTGAAACGGCACTTGCCAGCATGACGAGCAAACGGCCGCGAGCGGTGAAGCCTCGCCGCACTGGAATATCTGCGGGCGAACCAGTGCTGGTGGCCTCGGGCAGTTGCTCGCCTGTGACGCTGCGCCAGATAAGGTCTGCGGTCCGCAGCGGGTTTGTTGAAGTACCGCTGGACGTGCGGGCGCTGGGAGCGGCAAGGAGCCGCGCAAACGAAATTGTCCGCGCGTCGAACGCCGCGTTGGCCGCGCTCGAAAAAGAACGCAGTGTTGTGATCCATACGACCCGTCACGGCCGCGCCGAACGACTGTCGAGCCATTTCCCGAAAGGCACGGCTGAGGTTCTTGGGAATGCGCTCGGTTCCGTGCTCCGGAATGTCCTGGCGAAAAATCGGGTTCACAGGGTGTGCCTTGCTGGAGGGGACACGTCGAGTTACGCAGCCCGTGCGCTAGGTTTGGAGGCGCTTGAGATGATCGCGCCGTTGACACCCGGGGCGCCGCTGTGTCGTGCGCGCGCTCCAGGTTCGCCGCTCGATGGGCGTGAGGTGGTTTTCAAAGGCGGGCAGGTGGGAGTGGAAAATTATTTCGAACAGCTATGA
- a CDS encoding bile acid:sodium symporter family protein, with protein sequence MNPAWQMLAAAAAVAAAISLRFVPKLRSYQFTAWIIAAVVCAMIYPQRFLRIGDVDLRNKWLILFIVQAVMFGMGTQMKLADFKGLVRMPWAVFIGVAGQFTIMPLLGFALTKLFQFEPEIAAGVILIGSCSAGLASNVMAYIAKANLALSITMTSITTMLAPVMTPFWMRLLVDERVESLSYVSMMMEIIKIVIVPIAAALLHDYLGFASERGRRIVLSLALVAVGWLAFLALGGWPWLQLALSADALPWVGAVGFVLAAIPVGVIYHQLTRFLPVLPRVMPVLSMAGIVYFTTVTTAAGRNNLLEVGGALFCAAALHNVFGYVFGYGLARLCRLDMASCRTVAFEVGLQNGGMASGIAGAMGKLGTVGLAAAIFSPWMNVSGSILANYWRKRAGKTAECGSQVVIT encoded by the coding sequence ATGAACCCCGCCTGGCAAATGCTGGCGGCGGCTGCCGCTGTGGCGGCTGCGATTTCCCTGCGATTTGTTCCAAAATTGCGCAGCTACCAATTCACTGCATGGATCATTGCCGCGGTCGTGTGCGCAATGATTTATCCGCAGCGCTTCCTCCGGATTGGTGATGTGGATCTCCGCAACAAGTGGCTGATCCTGTTCATTGTGCAGGCGGTCATGTTTGGAATGGGCACGCAGATGAAGCTGGCGGATTTCAAAGGGTTGGTGCGGATGCCGTGGGCGGTGTTCATCGGCGTTGCCGGGCAATTCACGATCATGCCGCTCCTGGGTTTTGCGCTGACCAAGCTTTTCCAATTCGAACCTGAGATAGCGGCGGGTGTGATTTTGATCGGCTCGTGCTCCGCAGGCCTTGCTTCGAACGTGATGGCCTACATCGCGAAGGCGAACCTGGCATTGTCGATTACGATGACTTCGATAACGACGATGCTGGCGCCGGTCATGACGCCGTTTTGGATGCGGCTGCTCGTTGACGAACGCGTTGAGAGTTTGAGTTACGTGAGCATGATGATGGAGATCATCAAAATAGTCATTGTTCCGATCGCCGCGGCGCTCCTGCACGATTATCTCGGGTTCGCCTCGGAGCGGGGGAGAAGGATTGTGCTTTCGCTCGCGCTGGTTGCGGTGGGGTGGCTGGCATTTCTGGCGCTGGGCGGATGGCCATGGCTTCAGCTGGCGTTGTCTGCGGACGCGCTGCCGTGGGTGGGAGCGGTTGGATTTGTGCTGGCGGCGATTCCCGTCGGGGTCATCTACCATCAACTCACGCGATTTTTGCCTGTCTTGCCACGAGTGATGCCGGTGCTCTCGATGGCGGGCATCGTCTATTTCACCACCGTGACGACTGCGGCTGGCCGGAACAATCTGCTCGAGGTTGGCGGGGCCCTCTTTTGCGCGGCCGCGTTGCACAACGTGTTCGGCTACGTGTTCGGTTACGGATTGGCGCGTTTATGCAGGCTCGACATGGCATCGTGCCGCACGGTTGCATTTGAGGTCGGCCTGCAGAATGGCGGAATGGCGTCGGGCATCGCAGGCGCGATGGGCAAGCTCGGGACTGTGGGCCTGGCGGCGGCCATTTTCAGCCCGTGGATGAATGTCAGCGGATCCATTCTCGCCAATTACTGGCGAAAGAGGGCTGGAAAGACGGCAGAATGCGGGAGTCAGGTTGTGATCACCTGA
- a CDS encoding glycoside hydrolase family 2 TIM barrel-domain containing protein encodes MVLLLCGATSFAREWENEQVNQINKQPPRATFTPFHDVTSALTGDPTRSAFYQSLNGAWRFHWVPTPDSRPTNFFESRFDDSQWVHIDVPSNWEMRGYGTPIYVSAGYPFRIDPPRVTSVPPTHFTAFTERNPVGSYRRTFELPAAWDGRRVFIHFAGVDSAFYLWINGQFAGYSEDSRTPAEFDITDHVAAGTNQVAVQVYRWCDGSYLEDQDMWRLSGIFRDVCLYSTAPVRIRNFAVRTDFDADYRDATLQIKPELESHTTQSLAGWTIEATLFDEQLRPVEMQALKRDAASLLNQNFAPSILNDLTPQRGSPTFALMEGVVARPSQWTAETPNLYTLVLALKDSASNIVEAVSCNVGFREIEIRDGRFLVNGQPIRLRGVNRHEIDPDRGHAVAVDRMVQDILLMKRANINAVRTSHYPNDPRWYELCDRHGLYVIDEANIETHGTRGYLANDPGWHHAFLSRAIAMAERDKNHPSIIMWSMGNESGFGPNFAAISAWLSSFDPTRPIHYEGAQGEARERELLPGSSSPTASASNARNLPPPDPDSVDVISRFYPRVLQPYLKPDAPENARWDYLLAMARYPNDHRPILTSEYAHAMGNSIGNLKEYWDEIYSHPRLLGGFIWEWCDQGLRKVSSDGKRFIGYGGDFGDVPNHGIFSIKGVVTSDRDEYPKYWEVKKVYQPVGIRLAGRNRRGLQIEVVNRHSFLNLRDLEPRWTVSSNGVVVESRIANPMVLRPGGTNLLFIPAAGTATRRGAEHWLRLSFHLRHQTDWAPAGHEVAWQQMPINVRSTQAASSQRETRFDNSRGRNVGLRLTRTNESLAIAGDTFSIRFNVNNGTLSSLLYSGREFLGGSNSGPVLQFFRAPADNDRGFGRWLARDWRQAGLDQATRTLDSFSVQESAPIRIHIVSRTTASNGAGYRHFETWTIHPEGVLDHDNRFEPFGVLPALPRIGVVLQLDGMFQNLQWFGRGPWENYADRKESADVSLWRSSVTNEYVPYVRPQENGNHEDTRWLTLKDGNGAGLKVSAIEALFSFSALPFTAADLASARHPHELEKRRTVVLSLDAAQSGLGNGSCGPGVLEKYSVPPQPYRLKLRFEEVR; translated from the coding sequence ATGGTCCTGCTGCTCTGCGGGGCAACCTCTTTCGCCCGCGAGTGGGAAAACGAGCAGGTCAACCAAATCAACAAACAGCCGCCGCGCGCCACGTTCACACCGTTCCACGACGTCACATCCGCTCTTACAGGCGATCCAACACGTTCGGCATTTTATCAATCATTGAATGGCGCATGGCGTTTTCACTGGGTTCCAACGCCAGACTCGCGTCCCACCAACTTTTTCGAATCAAGGTTCGACGACTCGCAATGGGTTCACATCGACGTGCCCTCGAATTGGGAAATGCGCGGTTACGGCACGCCGATATACGTCAGCGCGGGATATCCGTTCCGAATCGATCCGCCCCGCGTGACTTCTGTTCCGCCCACCCATTTCACGGCATTCACGGAACGCAACCCTGTGGGCTCCTATCGTCGCACATTCGAGCTGCCGGCTGCATGGGACGGGCGCCGCGTCTTCATTCACTTCGCAGGCGTCGACAGCGCATTTTACCTGTGGATCAATGGCCAATTTGCCGGCTACAGCGAAGACAGCCGCACGCCTGCGGAGTTCGACATCACTGATCATGTGGCCGCGGGAACCAACCAGGTTGCGGTGCAGGTCTATCGCTGGTGCGATGGCAGCTACCTGGAGGATCAGGACATGTGGCGATTGAGCGGAATTTTTCGCGACGTTTGCCTCTACTCCACCGCGCCCGTGCGCATTCGCAACTTTGCAGTACGGACCGATTTCGATGCCGATTATCGCGACGCTACGCTGCAAATCAAACCCGAGCTCGAAAGCCACACAACGCAGTCGCTTGCCGGCTGGACGATTGAAGCGACTTTGTTTGATGAACAGCTGCGTCCGGTTGAAATGCAGGCGTTGAAACGCGATGCTGCGTCGTTGTTGAACCAGAATTTTGCGCCGTCGATCCTGAACGATCTCACCCCTCAGCGCGGTTCGCCAACATTCGCCCTGATGGAAGGGGTTGTGGCAAGGCCGTCACAGTGGACTGCAGAAACACCGAACCTCTACACGCTGGTCCTAGCGCTCAAGGATTCGGCTTCGAACATCGTTGAAGCCGTCAGTTGCAACGTCGGTTTTCGCGAGATTGAAATTCGAGATGGCCGATTCCTCGTAAACGGCCAGCCCATCCGGCTTCGAGGCGTGAATCGGCATGAAATTGATCCTGACCGGGGCCATGCAGTAGCCGTGGATCGCATGGTGCAGGACATCCTCCTGATGAAGCGCGCCAACATCAACGCCGTCCGCACGTCGCATTATCCCAACGATCCGCGATGGTATGAGCTGTGCGATCGTCACGGGCTGTATGTCATTGACGAAGCCAACATTGAAACGCACGGAACGCGTGGATACCTCGCAAACGATCCGGGCTGGCACCACGCGTTTCTCTCACGTGCCATTGCCATGGCCGAACGCGACAAGAATCACCCTTCAATCATCATGTGGTCCATGGGCAACGAATCCGGGTTCGGCCCCAATTTCGCCGCAATCTCAGCTTGGTTGAGTTCCTTCGATCCAACCCGCCCCATCCATTATGAAGGGGCGCAAGGCGAAGCGCGGGAACGCGAACTTCTCCCTGGCTCAAGTTCACCCACCGCTTCCGCGTCCAACGCACGGAATCTTCCTCCGCCGGATCCTGACAGCGTCGACGTGATCAGCCGCTTCTATCCGCGCGTGCTGCAGCCCTATCTCAAACCCGACGCTCCCGAGAACGCCCGTTGGGACTACTTGCTCGCGATGGCCCGTTATCCGAACGACCATCGTCCCATTCTCACGAGTGAGTATGCCCACGCGATGGGCAATTCCATCGGGAACCTCAAGGAATACTGGGATGAAATCTATTCACATCCGCGATTGCTCGGCGGGTTCATTTGGGAATGGTGCGACCAGGGTTTGCGCAAGGTATCTTCCGACGGAAAAAGATTCATCGGCTACGGCGGCGACTTTGGCGATGTGCCGAACCATGGGATCTTCAGCATCAAGGGCGTTGTGACTTCGGATCGCGATGAATATCCGAAATACTGGGAAGTGAAGAAGGTGTACCAACCCGTCGGAATTCGCCTGGCGGGCCGGAATCGTCGCGGATTGCAAATCGAAGTTGTGAATCGCCACTCGTTTTTGAACCTGCGCGATCTCGAACCTCGATGGACGGTCAGCAGCAACGGAGTGGTTGTCGAGTCCCGCATCGCCAATCCCATGGTGCTGCGTCCAGGCGGGACGAATCTTCTGTTCATTCCTGCGGCTGGAACCGCCACGCGGCGCGGCGCGGAACATTGGCTTCGCTTAAGTTTTCACCTCCGGCACCAGACGGATTGGGCGCCTGCAGGACACGAAGTCGCGTGGCAGCAGATGCCCATCAACGTTCGATCCACCCAGGCTGCCTCTTCCCAGCGGGAGACCCGGTTCGATAACTCACGCGGACGCAACGTGGGGCTGCGACTGACGCGCACGAATGAATCGCTCGCAATCGCGGGCGACACGTTTTCAATTCGGTTCAATGTCAACAACGGCACGTTGAGTTCGCTGCTTTATTCAGGGCGCGAATTCCTTGGCGGCAGCAACAGCGGCCCGGTGCTGCAATTCTTTCGCGCGCCGGCGGACAACGACCGCGGCTTTGGCCGATGGCTTGCACGCGATTGGCGGCAGGCCGGCCTTGACCAGGCGACTCGCACGCTGGATTCGTTCTCAGTGCAGGAGTCCGCGCCGATACGTATTCACATTGTCTCGCGCACGACCGCATCGAACGGCGCTGGTTATCGGCATTTTGAAACATGGACCATTCACCCCGAGGGCGTCCTCGATCACGACAACCGTTTTGAGCCGTTCGGGGTCCTGCCCGCTTTGCCGCGCATCGGTGTCGTGCTGCAGTTGGACGGAATGTTTCAGAATCTCCAATGGTTTGGCCGCGGTCCGTGGGAAAACTACGCCGATCGAAAGGAGAGCGCCGATGTCAGTCTGTGGCGAAGTTCTGTTACCAATGAATACGTTCCCTACGTCCGCCCGCAGGAAAATGGAAACCACGAGGACACGCGGTGGCTGACATTGAAAGACGGGAACGGCGCTGGCTTGAAGGTATCGGCAATTGAAGCGTTGTTCTCGTTTTCCGCGCTCCCTTTCACCGCAGCCGATCTTGCGTCGGCCCGCCATCCGCACGAACTGGAAAAACGGCGTACAGTGGTCCTGTCGCTAGATGCAGCGCAATCCGGTCTTGGCAATGGCAGTTGCGGCCCGGGAGTCCTGGAAAAGTACTCCGTACCGCCGCAGCCTTACCGTCTGAAGCTTCGCTTTGAAGAAGTCAGATAA